A region of the Fulvia fulva chromosome 7, complete sequence genome:
TGCTCGGCACCCGAGAGCCTCACCTTTACGGCAGCACGACACTGGCCGACGTGCAATCTGCAGCAGTCAAGCAGGCAGAAGAACATGGCATCGAGCTTCTCCACTTCCAATCGAACCACGAAGGAGCAATCATTGATCGCATCCACGAAGCCCGAGGGAAGGCGGACTTCGTAATCATCAATCCCGGAGCCTTGACACATACTTCTGTGGGCGTGCGAGATGCTCTTCTAGGCTGCGACTTGCCCTTCATCGAATTGCACGTTACCAACGTTCATGCACGGGAGCCATTCAGGCATCACAGCTACCTCTTGGACAAGGCTGTCGGCGTGATCATGGGCTTGGGAGTTTTCGGGTATAGAGCTGCCATCGATTTTGTGGCACAAAGGTTCGCCAACGAGGAGAAGTCGAAGCTTTGAGTCGACAGCTCGTAAAGCGAT
Encoded here:
- a CDS encoding Catabolic 3-dehydroquinase 1, which translates into the protein MANKSILLLNGPNLNLLGTREPHLYGSTTLADVQSAAVKQAEEHGIELLHFQSNHEGAIIDRIHEARGKADFVIINPGALTHTSVGVRDALLGCDLPFIELHVTNVHAREPFRHHSYLLDKAVGVIMGLGVFGYRAAIDFVAQRFANEEKSKL